Proteins from one Parvibaculum lavamentivorans DS-1 genomic window:
- a CDS encoding dienelactone hydrolase family protein: MTLRPLLLLLFLAGLTATACTTLPDPGERKARADKLAAAQGMEPSTIPAGDFDLYSLIRADRPSGLLIVYLEGDGLAWTRRNEPSPDPTPVSPVALQLAVKDNGPAVAYLARPCQYTQGQARRNCGNETWTNARYSEAVVQSVDAALDKLKERTGAAQLGLVGYSGGGTVAALLAARRHDVAWLKTVASPLDTAAFTRHHQVSGLSGSLNPADDAIRLAAIPQIHYVGEEDDIVPEAINRAFMARLADRRCATLHVMPGLGHRDGWDEAWQGVHSTRPACRK; this comes from the coding sequence ATGACACTCCGCCCTCTTCTACTTCTTCTGTTTCTGGCTGGCCTGACCGCGACGGCCTGTACCACGCTGCCCGACCCGGGCGAGCGCAAGGCCCGCGCGGACAAGTTGGCGGCGGCACAAGGCATGGAGCCGTCAACGATCCCCGCCGGTGATTTCGACCTCTACAGCCTTATCCGCGCCGACCGGCCTTCCGGCCTGCTCATCGTCTATCTGGAAGGAGACGGCCTCGCATGGACGAGGCGGAACGAGCCTTCGCCGGACCCGACCCCTGTCTCACCCGTCGCGCTGCAGCTAGCCGTAAAAGACAATGGACCAGCCGTCGCCTACCTCGCCCGGCCGTGCCAATACACACAAGGCCAGGCACGGCGAAATTGCGGCAATGAGACCTGGACCAACGCTCGCTACAGCGAAGCGGTGGTGCAGTCCGTCGACGCGGCTCTGGACAAGCTGAAGGAGCGAACAGGCGCCGCACAGCTCGGTCTTGTCGGCTACTCCGGCGGCGGCACTGTCGCGGCACTATTGGCAGCACGACGCCATGACGTGGCGTGGCTCAAGACCGTCGCCTCGCCTCTCGACACGGCAGCATTCACCAGACATCACCAGGTCAGCGGGCTGAGCGGCTCGCTCAATCCGGCGGATGACGCCATCCGCCTCGCGGCCATCCCGCAAATACACTATGTGGGCGAAGAGGATGACATCGTTCCCGAAGCGATCAATCGTGCCTTCATGGCCCGTCTGGCCGACCGGCGCTGCGCAACGCTGCATGTCATGCCGGGCCTCGGCCATCGCGATGGCTGGGACGAGGCGTGGCAGGGGGTCCACTCCACGCGTCCCGCTTGCCGAAAATAG
- a CDS encoding DEAD/DEAH box helicase, whose product MTTVTFADLGVAEPLCRALAANNYTNPTPIQAQAIPALLEGRDLLGLAQTGTGKTAAFALPILQILAAANEKRQPKEARALILAPTRELAVQISQSIESYGKNFKLRHTVIFGGVNQFRQVKAMTAGVDIVVATPGRLLDLMNQKHVNLSRTSLLVLDEADRMLDMGFIRDVRKIIAAMPRQRQSLLFSATMPSSIQHLADEILREPVRVEVTPEVVTVDKIDQRVLHVDGKRKRELLAKLLDNSELSRVIVFTRTKHCANRVSEQLDKSGVLSEAIHGNKSQGARQRALDMFRNGKARVLVATDIAARGIDVSDITHVINYELPNEPESYVHRIGRTARAGKSGIALSFCDASERSHLRSIEKLTKRPLTVMDTTEWLGEQVAVPAGEPMAKRAGNRNGGGPRNGNSNRQPGKPRRFGGKPGGGAGNRGQKPGQKGGQQSRRQSTAS is encoded by the coding sequence ATGACGACTGTAACTTTTGCGGATCTTGGCGTTGCCGAGCCGCTGTGCCGCGCCCTTGCTGCCAACAACTACACCAACCCGACGCCGATTCAGGCGCAAGCCATTCCCGCCCTGCTGGAAGGCCGCGACCTGCTGGGCCTCGCCCAGACCGGCACAGGCAAGACCGCCGCTTTCGCGCTGCCAATACTCCAGATACTTGCCGCCGCCAACGAGAAGCGCCAACCCAAGGAAGCCCGCGCGCTCATTCTCGCGCCGACGCGCGAACTCGCGGTTCAGATCAGCCAGAGCATTGAAAGCTATGGCAAGAATTTCAAGCTGCGCCACACGGTCATCTTCGGCGGCGTGAACCAGTTTCGCCAGGTAAAGGCGATGACGGCCGGCGTAGACATTGTGGTGGCGACACCGGGCCGCCTGCTCGACCTCATGAACCAGAAGCACGTCAATCTGAGCCGCACGTCCCTTCTCGTGCTCGACGAAGCTGACCGCATGCTGGACATGGGCTTCATCCGCGACGTGCGGAAGATCATTGCCGCGATGCCGCGTCAGCGCCAGTCGCTGCTCTTCTCGGCGACGATGCCTTCCAGCATCCAGCATCTTGCGGACGAGATCCTTCGCGAGCCCGTACGTGTCGAAGTGACGCCGGAAGTCGTGACGGTCGACAAGATCGACCAGCGGGTTCTCCATGTGGACGGCAAGCGCAAGCGCGAGCTTCTGGCGAAGCTGCTCGACAATTCGGAGCTTTCGCGCGTCATCGTCTTCACGCGCACCAAACATTGCGCCAACCGCGTGAGCGAACAGCTGGACAAGTCTGGCGTGCTCTCGGAAGCCATTCACGGCAACAAGTCGCAGGGCGCACGCCAGCGCGCGCTCGACATGTTCCGCAACGGCAAGGCACGCGTCCTTGTCGCGACAGACATCGCCGCGCGCGGCATCGACGTCTCGGACATCACGCATGTCATCAATTACGAGCTGCCGAACGAGCCGGAAAGCTATGTTCACCGCATCGGCCGTACGGCCCGCGCGGGCAAGAGCGGCATTGCCCTCTCCTTTTGCGATGCTTCCGAACGTTCGCACCTTCGCAGCATCGAGAAGCTGACGAAACGCCCGTTGACGGTTATGGACACCACGGAATGGCTCGGCGAGCAGGTAGCCGTTCCCGCCGGTGAACCCATGGCCAAACGTGCAGGCAATCGCAATGGCGGCGGCCCCCGCAACGGCAACAGCAATCGCCAGCCGGGCAAACCGCGCCGGTTTGGCGGCAAGCCCGGTGGTGGCGCCGGCAATCGCGGCCAGAAGCCCGGTCAAAAGGGTGGTCAGCAGAGTCGGCGTCAGTCGACCGCTTCCTGA
- the rodA gene encoding rod shape-determining protein RodA produces MLDLRRLTGQELRLSEKLVEFNWGFLLLLALIASIGFAMLYSVADGSFTPWALRQAARFAAGACIMIVVAMIDLRLWMRLAYPLYGMSLALLIAVEIMGFTGMGAQRWLDLGIIQLQPSEIMKVTLVLVLARYFHGLTLDEVSRIRNLLIPLALVGAPVALVVLQPDLGTAILLVAAGAIIFFSAGLRWRYFIFAGAGVLAAIPVIWSRLHDYQRNRVFTFLDPESDPLGTGYHILQSKIALGSGGIFGKGFMEGTQSQLNFLPEKHTDFIFTMLGEELGLVGGLALLTLYFIVLMFSFNVALQCRNQFGRLLAIGISMMFFFYVFINTAMVMGLLPVVGVPLPLVSYGGTSMLSLMFAFGLLMSVYIHRNLEISRGPSAFW; encoded by the coding sequence ATGCTGGATTTGCGCCGCCTGACAGGGCAAGAGTTGCGGCTCAGCGAAAAGCTGGTCGAATTCAACTGGGGCTTCCTGCTTCTTCTCGCGCTGATCGCGTCGATCGGCTTTGCGATGCTTTATTCGGTGGCCGATGGCAGCTTCACGCCCTGGGCCTTGCGTCAGGCGGCGCGTTTCGCCGCGGGCGCCTGCATCATGATCGTCGTCGCAATGATCGATTTGCGGCTTTGGATGAGGCTGGCCTATCCGCTTTACGGAATGTCGCTGGCTCTGCTGATCGCGGTTGAAATCATGGGCTTTACGGGCATGGGCGCGCAGCGCTGGCTCGATCTCGGCATCATTCAGCTGCAGCCTTCGGAGATCATGAAGGTGACGCTGGTGCTGGTGCTGGCGCGTTATTTTCACGGGCTGACGCTAGATGAGGTTTCGCGTATCAGAAATCTCTTGATCCCGCTGGCTCTGGTCGGAGCTCCCGTTGCGCTTGTCGTTCTGCAGCCCGACCTGGGAACAGCTATCCTTTTGGTCGCCGCCGGAGCCATTATCTTCTTCTCTGCGGGGCTGCGCTGGCGGTATTTCATTTTTGCCGGCGCGGGTGTCCTGGCAGCGATCCCCGTCATCTGGAGCCGGCTGCACGACTATCAGCGCAATCGCGTCTTCACGTTTCTCGACCCCGAAAGCGATCCGCTCGGCACCGGCTACCACATCCTGCAATCGAAGATCGCTCTCGGCTCGGGCGGCATTTTCGGCAAGGGATTTATGGAAGGCACGCAGAGCCAGCTGAATTTCCTGCCGGAAAAGCATACCGACTTCATTTTCACGATGCTGGGCGAGGAGCTCGGCCTGGTGGGCGGGCTGGCGCTCCTCACTCTTTATTTCATCGTGCTGATGTTCTCCTTCAATGTCGCGCTCCAGTGCCGCAACCAGTTCGGCCGCCTTCTCGCGATCGGCATTTCGATGATGTTTTTCTTCTATGTTTTCATCAATACGGCGATGGTGATGGGGCTTCTGCCGGTTGTGGGCGTGCCGCTCCCGCTCGTCTCTTATGGCGGCACGTCGATGCTGTCGCTGATGTTCGCCTTCGGGCTTTTGATGAGCGTCTATATCCACAGGAATCTGGAAATTTCCAGGGGCCCCAGCGCCTTCTGGTGA
- a CDS encoding histidine phosphatase family protein: MNSSSPARTEWIWIRHAAVQGQESRYYGRLDVAPEPVDPALAAAIARRLPAVAVWLSSPLTRTRVTALAFKADADPIPVGDFNDQNYGLWQGRSFNDVFAANRTLDWAKPAEILPPEGESFVDVATRVFDGIERLTAHYAGHTIVSVAHANVVRAAIAHALGIDLATALRIEIAPLSITRLGCRVVNGAAQWSVGCINLELAG; this comes from the coding sequence ATGAACAGCAGTTCTCCCGCGCGCACCGAATGGATATGGATCCGCCATGCCGCGGTTCAGGGGCAGGAAAGCCGCTATTACGGCCGTCTCGATGTGGCGCCCGAGCCGGTAGACCCTGCACTTGCGGCGGCCATCGCGCGCCGCCTTCCCGCCGTCGCGGTCTGGCTTTCTTCTCCCCTTACGCGCACGCGGGTAACGGCGCTTGCCTTCAAGGCCGATGCCGATCCAATCCCGGTAGGCGATTTCAACGACCAGAATTACGGTTTGTGGCAAGGCCGCAGCTTCAATGACGTGTTCGCCGCAAACAGAACGCTCGACTGGGCAAAGCCCGCCGAAATTCTGCCCCCCGAAGGTGAAAGCTTTGTCGATGTCGCGACGCGCGTGTTTGACGGCATTGAGCGGCTGACCGCGCATTATGCCGGCCACACCATTGTTTCGGTCGCCCATGCCAATGTCGTGCGCGCGGCAATCGCCCATGCCCTCGGGATAGATCTTGCGACGGCGCTACGTATCGAAATCGCGCCGCTATCGATCACGCGGCTTGGATGCCGCGTCGTGAATGGCGCAGCGCAATGGAGCGTTGGCTGCATCAATCTGGAGCTGGCGGGATGA
- a CDS encoding magnesium transporter CorA family protein — MITAYVPADNSLKPVTLAAGEPIPDAAVWIDLLHPSDEELVFVDRALNLDVPTEEDMREIEISSRLYQEEDAFYMTATMITQSDMPQPLSVPVSFVLAHHRLLTLRYAEPLPFRVYAAQASRHNMPCATGEDVLAGLLDAITDRIADILERVQVDIETLSREIFTREHRGKKDYNAILARIGRNHALTSQARESLVSFGRLVGFVARPSEAKLTKSAERGFKTISRDVTALSDHASFLANNIGFVLDATLGLINNEQSSTIKIFSVAAVVFLPPTLIASIYGMNFEFMPELAWSYGYPMALGLMVLFAVLPYLFFKYRGWL; from the coding sequence ATGATTACCGCCTACGTCCCTGCCGATAATTCCCTCAAGCCCGTCACCCTTGCAGCCGGCGAGCCAATTCCCGATGCCGCGGTCTGGATCGACCTGCTTCATCCGAGCGACGAGGAACTGGTCTTTGTGGACCGGGCCCTGAACCTCGACGTACCCACAGAAGAGGACATGCGGGAGATCGAAATATCGAGCCGCCTCTATCAGGAGGAGGACGCGTTTTACATGACCGCGACGATGATTACGCAATCGGACATGCCGCAACCTCTCAGCGTTCCTGTTTCCTTCGTCCTGGCGCATCATCGCCTGTTGACGCTGCGCTATGCCGAGCCGCTGCCGTTTCGTGTCTACGCGGCGCAAGCGTCCAGGCACAACATGCCTTGCGCGACGGGAGAGGACGTACTGGCAGGTTTGCTTGATGCCATTACCGACCGCATCGCAGATATTCTGGAGCGCGTGCAGGTGGATATCGAAACGCTCTCGCGCGAAATTTTCACCAGAGAGCACAGAGGCAAGAAGGATTACAACGCCATTCTCGCGCGTATCGGCCGTAACCATGCGCTGACGTCGCAGGCGCGTGAAAGCCTTGTCAGTTTCGGACGGCTTGTCGGTTTTGTAGCAAGGCCAAGCGAAGCAAAACTGACAAAGTCGGCGGAACGAGGGTTCAAAACAATCTCGCGCGATGTCACGGCGCTCAGCGATCATGCGAGTTTTCTCGCCAATAATATCGGCTTCGTGCTCGACGCGACGCTCGGGCTCATCAACAACGAGCAAAGCAGCACCATCAAGATTTTCTCGGTTGCCGCGGTTGTCTTCCTTCCGCCGACATTGATCGCAAGTATTTACGGCATGAACTTCGAATTCATGCCGGAGCTTGCCTGGAGCTACGGATATCCCATGGCGCTTGGATTGATGGTCCTGTTCGCCGTGCTGCCTTATCTTTTCTTCAAGTATCGCGGTTGGCTATGA
- a CDS encoding threonine ammonia-lyase has protein sequence MKTDLPDAADVRAAAARIAGVAVRTPLLEFPALNARTGGRVFVKPEVLQRTGSFKFRGACNRLSQLSSAEAPGGIVAWSSGNHAQGVAAAAALRGLAACIVMPSDAPQLKVARTRGFGAEIVFYDRLKENREEIGRGLAAARGAIIVPPYDDPDIIAGQGTAALEIAEDASRLGVGLDAVLVPAGGGGLAAGTALAIGALLPDAKVYCVEPAQFDDHAQSLASGARIENPSGGHSICDALMAPLPGEVTFAINGPRLAGGLSVTDGEVEAAMRFAFEEMKLVVEPGGAVALAALLSGKHDARGAAVAIILSGGNVDAALFSRVLSAG, from the coding sequence ATGAAGACGGACCTGCCGGATGCGGCGGATGTTCGCGCTGCGGCGGCGCGGATCGCCGGCGTGGCGGTCAGAACGCCGCTTCTCGAGTTTCCGGCGCTGAACGCGCGGACTGGCGGCCGCGTTTTCGTAAAGCCGGAGGTGCTGCAGCGGACCGGCTCTTTCAAATTCCGCGGCGCGTGCAACCGCTTGTCTCAGCTCTCGTCGGCTGAAGCGCCAGGCGGCATTGTCGCATGGTCGTCCGGCAATCATGCGCAGGGCGTTGCCGCTGCCGCCGCATTGCGCGGGCTCGCCGCCTGTATCGTCATGCCGTCCGATGCGCCGCAGCTCAAGGTCGCGCGGACGCGTGGTTTCGGCGCGGAAATCGTTTTTTATGATCGCCTGAAAGAGAACCGCGAGGAGATAGGCCGGGGTCTGGCGGCGGCGCGCGGCGCCATCATCGTGCCGCCTTATGACGACCCGGATATTATCGCAGGGCAGGGGACTGCGGCTCTTGAGATCGCGGAAGATGCATCGCGGCTGGGCGTCGGGCTCGACGCTGTGCTGGTGCCGGCTGGCGGCGGCGGTCTTGCGGCGGGCACCGCTCTTGCCATCGGCGCGCTGCTGCCGGATGCGAAAGTGTATTGCGTCGAGCCGGCTCAATTCGACGATCACGCGCAATCGCTGGCGAGCGGCGCACGGATTGAAAATCCTTCGGGGGGCCATTCCATTTGCGACGCATTGATGGCGCCGTTGCCGGGCGAAGTTACCTTCGCGATCAATGGCCCGCGCCTCGCGGGCGGCCTCTCCGTCACAGATGGCGAAGTCGAGGCGGCCATGCGTTTTGCATTTGAAGAAATGAAGCTTGTCGTGGAGCCGGGTGGTGCTGTCGCGCTTGCCGCGCTGCTGTCCGGTAAACACGATGCGAGAGGTGCCGCTGTCGCGATTATCCTGAGTGGAGGCAATGTGGATGCGGCGCTCTTCAGCCGTGTTCTCTCGGCTGGCTAG